CGCAAGTCGAGCTTAATAACACTCCAAACTTTGTTGTGCTTCCAATCTCTTCTCATCCAATGCTTCCAACTCTGCTAGACGAAGTTGAGCGTTACTTGCAGTTATAAGTCCCTCTTGGATTGCTATTCACAATGATGGAATTTGCTTCTCCAGTGGAAGGACTGCTTCTACGCCATACACCAATAAAAACAGAGTCGCTTGCGTAGCTGTTCTAAAGGTTGTACGATATGCCCACAAAGCTTCACCAATTCTCTCATACCAGTCCCTTTTATTCTTTGTAACTACTTTCTTCAATAGGTTACCAAGTGTCTTATTAAAAGCTTCAGCAAGACCACTGGCACGTGCATTGTACATTGAAGGCTTATGTTGCTTAAAATTGCACTTCTCGCACAAACTACTCATGAGTTTATTGTTGAAAGGTGTTCCATTATCAGTAACTATACATCTTTGTATGCCATATCTAAAAATCATGTTTGCTTTGATGAAATCAACAACATTTTCCTTCTTTACCTATTTAATGGCACAACTTCAGCCTATCTAGAGAAATAGTCAGTGGCAGCCAAgatatatatttgtccttttgaCGACTTTAGAAGAGGTCCAACAACATCAAGTCCCTATGCATCGAAAGGCCATGAG
This genomic stretch from Solanum stenotomum isolate F172 chromosome 10, ASM1918654v1, whole genome shotgun sequence harbors:
- the LOC125842940 gene encoding uncharacterized protein LOC125842940, with the translated sequence MADALANLATTMALGENETTKVKKENVVDFIKANMIFRYGIQRCIVTDNGTPFNNKLMSSLCEKCNFKQHKPSMYNARASGLAEAFNKTLGNLLKKVVTKNKRDWYERIGEALWAYRTTFRTATQATLFLLVYGVEAVLPLEKQIPSL